Sequence from the Cucumis sativus cultivar 9930 chromosome 1, Cucumber_9930_V3, whole genome shotgun sequence genome:
TAACTTCATAACTTTCTcggtgtatatatatatgtatatatgtttgtttatattaCTTATAACTTTtatctaaacaaattaatcattttcctgtatttcaaaatatctaaaaaaaatatattcaatggAGTAGTAggattaagttaataaaatacaataaatttcTCATACTaatgatataaataagtttCGTAGTTaggttttctaaatttaatttgcaaTCAAAtcacaattttcatttctaagctttaaattatttcatgattcttgtattttttttttcataaacattaaaaaaattattcatttaccAATTAGCCTGGTTGATGTTTAGTGAATTCTTATGAAAATTATCTTGCTTATAAAGGAAATTATACCAACATAACAATtagtttaaaagtatttactaTTTAGCATAAACATGCACATTCTGTGTATCAATGATTCAAGCCCATTATATTAGGAAACAGAAAGTTTATCCTTAATTAactttatcatatttataattttttaaaaatattaccaTATACTTCACAGACGATGGCgttgcatttttttcaaataaaaattgttggGTTCGGTTTAGACAAACCTaagaaaaccaaaccaaaccaagaTTTACTGAAGAAAggggttttaagaaaaaatatcgaCTCTATCCTCCGCTTATGATCTCTGGACGGCGGCGGCGATTACCTCCCCCTCCGATCTTGttagtttcaaactttcaGTTTCTCTCTGTCACTGGTATGTATTTCATTTACTATTGTTTCTAttccatattttcttcaagtaAACGAAATGAAAACAAGTCAACCTAAACCTCTTCCTTCGCTCACTTCCGCATTCTCAATCTTCTGCCGTTGCAGCTCCCAAATCCGACCAATTTTGGATGGggttctaatttttttttaatcaaaacaagatttcaaatcattttggTCTTATTCGATATTGAACTATTTCTAAAATAGGGTCCCTCAAGGATTCGAAGATGAATTTGAGGGATTCGGCATTGTGATGTGAATTACTGCTCAGTGAATTTTGCTTCTTGACTAAGCTTTGCACTTGTGAAAACCTGCATATACATCTAATTTACGTTCTATTCTTGTTATAGTGATAATTATCGCATGTCAggtttatttcttatttctagGATTATCTCTAGTAAGAACAGATTTGTGGGCTTGAAGcagtcattttaatttttttgcaaattcttATTGGTAATGGGAATACTTTGGCTTCAATTCTTGTTCTATTCTCGTAAGCTTCTTACAATTACCAACTATTAATTATCATACTGTGTGTAGAGCAATTGAGAATGACCGGTTTTGATATGGATGCACTCTCAAGGAGTGTGAAGTGTTTGGTTTATGAGCTTTTAAGTTTCATTGTCGATCGAGTCCAATTTTCATATGATTCTTCATTGAATTGTTTCATATTTCTGGATACTTTATACTTACAGGAAATTATTATTGCAGGTGAGACTTTCTATTTGAAGGTTGAACAAAAGGCTCATTTACATTCTTTCTCCTTGAAAATCgtttgtttgttattaaaaaaaaaaaagctcattCACATTCTTGGTTATCTTTATCTGATGAAGTAGTTTCTGTAAATTTGGTGTTGGAAAGTATTAATTCATCAGCTGAAGCTTCTAATGAACGACATGTTTTtgcattattttctttgaaattaaaatccTCAGGTGCTTCTTTGTTGATATACGTAGGGAAAGCCAGAAGAGAGAATGGCTACAAATAGCCTGAAGAGTATGATTGCCGCAGCAGTCAATAAGGGAGTGACAGAAGCAAGGGCAAGGATATTTGGTCACATACTTAACCCAACAGGTCAACGATCTACCCACAAGCTTCTGCGCAAAAAACTCATTGGTGACAAAGTATCCCAGTGGTATCCATATGACATCAAGAAGGATGATCCTCTTGTCATGGCTCGCCTAGAACAAGAGTATGCTCTCTTTCTATTTCTGACTCTGCCATGCGCTAGACATATCATTTGAATAAATTTCTTGTGCATCAGCTGTTGATTTTCTCCGTCAATATACTGAGTGATATTAGGACAAGCAGTGATTTGTAGAAAGGCCATATTTGTCCATGCATGAGTGTTCTTGCATGTTCTGAAATTACCAATTTAACACTCTAGAAACGTTGGCTTCATGTGGGAAATGGGAACTTGAGATATATACATACTACTGTCTACTAGTGAATTTTCTAGTTAGCAAAAGTAGGTTTCAATCAGCAGTGCattgtttaaaaaaccaaatctGGGGTGTGGATTGAGACTTCCAAGCTTAAGGGAAATGTGCTTCTTTACCTTAATATCAGGATCTTAATGTTGTTTGGAGAAGGAAATCAACATGACGGAGCAGTTCAGTAACTGAGTTTCAAATGTTTCTAGAGACATATTACATTCTCTAACAAGCACAAAACTCATCTGGGTTTTTAGTTGCATATCGATTACCAAAGCTTTTAAACATTATGAGCCggtgtttaattttatgtcttttcattcaattttcttctgtttttgcCCCgcatttttatctttctgtGCATAGATTTGTCCCAATATTCTGATTATCTTCCATCTACTTTGCTAGGCGCTTGTCCAAGCTTGAAATGCTAAAGCGTCGTGGTAAGGGACCACCTAAGAAGGGCCAAGGCAGGCGTGCGGCCAAGCGCAACAAGTAGAGTCAATGACAGTGGACTTGTTCCTGTcagttatttttgttgttttttcttaacaaaGTTTAGGTTATGGGCCAGTTTCCTCACGGTTGTAATGACTTCTATTCATCATTATGATCAATGTTTTCAACAAATGTATTTGGTTCCAGCAAATTAATACGTACTATACATGGAAAATTCCAGAAATAAATCGCATAAAACACGTAATCTGTGAATGAAAAGCATTACTAGAACTGATACTTCTATGTGGGAAAGAACCAATAGGCAGTGACTAGAATTCATTACCAGGTTTAGGATCAAACCAACTGGATATTGATACATAATTTTCTTCAGTAGAGctttgtttaatgaaaaagaaaactatatgATTACAAATATCAGGTTGAAGTATGATAAGTTGATTGCCTTGGAACTGAAATCCAGTTTATTTTCCACCATGTTCTGAATCTAAGGAACTGCACTGGGCGGGGTTTCCTCCTTAACCTGCTTTTGGGTAACTAACTTATCTTGTTGATGAGCCATATCGTAGGTTGCATGAAGaccaaagaaaacataataGATAAGCATCACCAATGTGCAGATTCCAAATCTTTCGAAAGCCTCACGACCTAAAGATCCCATGAGAAAGATGTTTGTCGCAATCGACAAACTTGGCAGCCATGGTACCAATGGCACACCCCAAACTTTCGGCTTTCTTTGCATTGGCAGAAGCAAAGCAATCCCCAAAGTCCCCAGAAACCAAACCGGGACAGTCACAACGTATCCTATCCAACCGTTTGGATAAAGTCCCCAGTATGCAGAAGTAGCCATGGAGGAACCAATGATGAGTATCAAGAGAATGAAAAGCTTCAACTGATCTAGCCGTGGAGTGACCCCTCTTGCATAATATCTCCTTACCAGAAGTGCCACAGCCATCATCATGAAGACGAAGAGCGTGCTGACCGACAACAAGCTTGCTAGAACATCCAAGCTAGAGAAGAAAGCAATGCAGCCACTTGTTATGGCAATCAGAAGTGTAGCATTGATGGGAGTTCCAGTCTTTGGATGGACAAGAGCAAACCAAGGAGGAATCATGTGAGCTCGAGCAATGTGAGTCGTATACCGAGCTTGCCCGAGCGCCCCAACCAAAAGAACAGTAGTCATCCCCTTCAAAGCACCAAGAGCCACCAAATACTTGGCCCATTTCATTCCAACCCTCTCAAAAGCAACAGAGTAAGCTGCGTCTGGGTTTATATCAGTATATTTCTGCATCATACTAAGCGACAGTGCCATCAAACAATATATCACAGTGATAATCGACATCGATCCCAACAATCCCAAAGGTATGTCTTTTGATGgatttttagtttcttcagCCATTGTAGCAATGTTATCAAAACCTCCATAAGCAAAGTAAACAATTGCGGCAGCTTGGAAAATGCCTTTAACTCCAAAAGGCGTAAAAGGagtcaaatttgatttatcaGCATGAATAAAACCTGcaattataacaaatagaATCACAACTGTATTAATAGCTGAAGCAATCCAATTCAAATATGAAGTTTTCCTCGTGCTTGTCATCGCTATAGTTGCAGCAATCGCCAATACCGCAACGGCTATAGGGTCAAGAAGATTGTATCCATCTTTGAGATTCGTGTGGATAAGCAAAGATTTGTCGGGTCGGTCCAGAAGTGAGGTGAAGTAAGAAGTCCATGATCGAGCAACAGCAGCGGTACCAACAATACTCTCGAGGAGAATGTTGCCTGCAGTAATGAAAGCTGCGAAGTCCCCCAATTCAATTCTTAAGTATGCAAAAGATCCCCCAGCAACTGGGATTTCAATAGCGAACTCTGTATAGCAAAAAACAGAGAGCATTGCAGAAATGCCGGAAGCTACGTAAGAAAGAACAATGGCTGGTCCAGCATGTTCATTAGCTTCTTGGCCTGTGAGAACAAAAATTCCTGCACCAATAACAGCACCAAATCCAAACCAAGTAAGATCCCACCAAGTAAGGCAACGTTTCATTTCATTCTCGCTTCGTTTTCTTAGCTCtcctatttcattttcatcaaatgATCTGCTTTGAAGACGATCGATGAATCGAAACCATGTCTGTGACAGAGCTGTTCTGTAATTGCTCCAACTTTGAAAGGATTCTTCTGGTAAGAAATCTTGTTTGCTCCATCTCCACCAATAGCTTCTTTGCTGATGAACAATAACTTCCTCCCCCATTTTGCTTCCTACAATTGAATTTTCTGTCATTCATGAATAGTTTTAACAGATTATAAAGATGGGTTTTGAAGATACCGACGGTGGGTTCTGGATTGGCCCACAAAGGTTTGAAATTGATGTGTTTGTCTGTATCTTCAAGCCATAATATTAATGGCCGTCTTGCAGAGAAGTTTGGATGTTGATTAGAGGATGTCATTTTCGGTTAATTCAATACATGAGCATTTGACGTCTTTCATTGGCGTTAGGATCAAAGACTTAGTCAACTAAGTAGGATATTACTGTGACTTTGAGTGTGACCGTGGATCTTTTCATACTATACGAATACTTccattcaattttcaattctattATTCGTTTGCTGTATAGTttaatgaattgaattttctaattatCGTAATGTTTAGTGTTTAGCTCGTTGTCTACCAGCTCAGCTGGTTCCTTCCATACGATGACAGTTTGTTTAACTATCAAAATATCTCTTTCAAGTGTACTCTGTCTTAATCCTTCAgttttttaacttcaaaattagtttGGCTAAAAGAATATCGCACAGTGCACTTGTGggtttagaaatttgaaattggtttGGGACAAATTTCATGGTTTAAAGTGttcatttctaaaattcaGAGATCAAATAAACAACTCCTCCAAATTTTAGATAtccaaaaatgtattttgacaaaaagatattttagttATGTTATTTGTTATAGTTGAATTTGAACTTATATACTTCGAAAGTGTTCAACTTTAGTCTCCcttcaaataaattgtaaGAAGAAGACTTCAATATCAATTTGGAGTTAGAAATATGGCTGAAATACCACACTACACTTTTGATCtatctacttttaaatttgttctattttaatttatatatttccaaACGATTCTCGAGGGTTAGATTTAAGTTTATGAGGAGGTATATTATTGTGTTTGAATGTAATTTTGAACTTGTCAAATAAGAatctcatttcatttctttataaaGTTCTAGCTAGTCTGATCGATGTAGTTTgagaattggtcaaaaattttaattaagaaaacgGTCACATATTAGAGACATATATGAAAGAATCAAACTCATCCATTGAAagagttgtttttgtttgaactATAAACGATCCATGAGGAGTCAAGGATGTGGGTGAGGCCGATCCCACACAAGATCAACCTCTTAGGCCTCGATTGACTGGAGTGGGTTGACCCTCTAGGTCTATGGCCACCACAATGGGCCCAACCATCTACTTAGCCCACGCCATTAGTCTCATCTTTAGGCTTTGACGTTGGTATGTATTCATACCTCATGCCTATGCGTCAGCCTTTATGGCTTATTGCCTCATACCTCCTCATGTGATCATCCCCCGGCCCACGTCTTTATGTCTCGGCTTTAAGGCTTCACCACCTAGGCTAGTCTTAGAGTTCAACTCTTTAATTTAGATCTACCACCTTAATTTGTCTCAATCATTTGTCTCTGGATACTTTCACCCACAATACTTTTGGAAGTACAAGTAAAATCTTATATTGACTAAGGAGGAAAGTGATTAAGAGTATATAAGTTAGACAATTATCTTCAATAATATGTCTTACACACCACCTCATATTACCCCTACTTAAATTAGGACAAGAATGTGAAGACAATAGACCTCAAGCATACAACGAAGCCTACAATACGTCAAAACTTTTCTTATCTGATGACATAGATTATCTCCCTAACCATACACATTTAATGGCTAGCTAAATGCACAAAAAAGGGACAATACACATGGTGTAAATTGTGTGAGATACTCCACAACTAAGTAATCTTGGTTGAGACTCCAGAACAATCTGGTAGAAGAAATAACTAAGAAAGAATGAACTAAAAGaccttaaaattaaaagaggtaagtttaataataaaacaactttaacaaatatcattcaaattaaataaaagttcaaaaagttgtagactacaaaatcaaaattaattagacGAAGTTAAACAATATTATTCAAAGATTAAAGAATTGATAGAATTAACTTTTGATGAATAAAACATAagcatttgaaaattaaccaTTGAAGCTGATTTTATTGTTGTATTGACATAAAAGATGATATCGCTACAATTAATAGACTAATGACATGAAATCATTTATACTATCGGAACACATTCTCGTAGTGTATTGAAAAACGTAAGCACATCATTTATACCTTAACAACACAATCACTTTCATTACGTCACAATCGTTCCAATTTATCCTATCCTTTATGAGACCAacttcaagaaacaaaaaaaaaaatgaaagaagaatcTCTTCAATTGAtatcttcctttctctttaaACTTTTGTCTTCATGACCCTCTGAAAGTTTATATCTTTCTtctaaattgtttttcttttgttttgtccACATCTCAATCCTCACATGCACCACACACTACacaccaaaccaaaccaagcCAAGCCAAACGAAGCCAcctcaaaatataatttcatatatttttttatgtttctaaaatatatagtatataataATTGTGGGGATAGAGATTCTTTGGAAGAGATTTTGgtgatattgttttttaaatattttcaactttttgatataattttttttaaaaataaactaattttaagaaatattgtAAGGGATAAAATTGTGGAAATTTTAGtaactaaaatttagattctaaGAATACAAGTGTCTAAGAATATCACgggacattttttttttaatttttaagactAAAAACTTTGGACtttgtcaaaagaaaattaaaaggaaattccaaaagagtaaaataatatgacccaaaatagaacaaaaaactTGAAAGTAGATCTCCAAACTTAGATAAAATTACAATCACTCCAATCCCcataggaagaagaagagtaaaAACAAGAGAAATTAACATATTCATATTGCTACGTTGCGTCTTTTTTCACATGAGAAAAGCagaaacacacacacaagcTGCAGAgatcaaatataataactaCAAACATAtagtagaaagagagagagatcagCAACGCCACGACCCAACAGCGATGGTACGTGGCGGTCAGATGAGGGCCAACTGTTGGACATTGATGGGGTAGGAGTCGGAGGGCGGACCTCGGAAAGCTCGGCCGGCGAGAATGTAGGAGGCCGCTTCAGTTGGATGAAAGGCATCCCAAAAGACATACTCGTTTCGGTTAAGGCATGGAAATTGGAGAGGTAAACATGTGATTTGGCCTCTGTTTAAACCTACTCCACAGCATGCTGTGTCCACTACGCTAAACCCTGCAtgcacattttcattttattaacttCTTCCCTAacctaaataataattagtcaTACCAAattcaacaatcaaaattaaagttacATTTTCTAAGTATTGCCCAAATAAATTGGGCCTTGTCCATTAATTTATTcaacatgtgtgtgtgtgtatacataatatatatgagaATGTCTCACCGTATGTCTCAGGGTTGTTCAAGATGTCGCCAAAAATGCCATAGATATTAGTATACACAAATTTGGTATCAGGATACTGGCTATTTAGCTGAGTTACTAGCGATTTCAACCCTTCATTAAAGGCTCCCAACATCTCGTTCACCTTATCGGCGCACCGCCCCGGAAGGGTAACCCCGGTCGCCCTCTGGTTAGGAATACAACCCAACGGTCCCAATCCGGCTATCACAAGCTTTTTCACCCCTACGCTTTGCAGTGCCTATACATGCATTCGCACGATGTATATGTATGgttgtattattttttgataGTAACTAATAGTTTTGCACGGTTAGATATATGAAAGAGAAACTTACGAGAAGCTGTCGAGAATAACGATTAAGAAGAAGGTTGGCGAATTGGTTAGAGTTGTATCTGAATCTTGTAGTGTATAGATTGGGCATTAAGTAGTTGTTTATGTAATCGTTGCTTCCAAACGCTAAAAAGGCTATGGATTTTGATAAGTAACGAGTGAGATTCCAACTTCCCATTGATCTCCTTAAGTCATTTAGAGTGCTTTCGAAATTCACCACTTGTTGGCTTAGAGTGTACCTATCTCCCTGTATTATGCAATATACCAATGCATTATACTTTCTT
This genomic interval carries:
- the LOC101219254 gene encoding uncharacterized protein LOC101219254 isoform X1, translated to MISGRRRRLPPPPILLVSNFQFLSVTGETFYLKGKPEERMATNSLKSMIAAAVNKGVTEARARIFGHILNPTGQRSTHKLLRKKLIGDKVSQWYPYDIKKDDPLVMARLEQERLSKLEMLKRRGKGPPKKGQGRRAAKRNK
- the LOC101219254 gene encoding 28S ribosomal protein S33, mitochondrial isoform X2 gives rise to the protein MATNSLKSMIAAAVNKGVTEARARIFGHILNPTGQRSTHKLLRKKLIGDKVSQWYPYDIKKDDPLVMARLEQERLSKLEMLKRRGKGPPKKGQGRRAAKRNK
- the LOC101219013 gene encoding cationic amino acid transporter 5, with amino-acid sequence MTENSIVGSKMGEEVIVHQQRSYWWRWSKQDFLPEESFQSWSNYRTALSQTWFRFIDRLQSRSFDENEIGELRKRSENEMKRCLTWWDLTWFGFGAVIGAGIFVLTGQEANEHAGPAIVLSYVASGISAMLSVFCYTEFAIEIPVAGGSFAYLRIELGDFAAFITAGNILLESIVGTAAVARSWTSYFTSLLDRPDKSLLIHTNLKDGYNLLDPIAVAVLAIAATIAMTSTRKTSYLNWIASAINTVVILFVIIAGFIHADKSNLTPFTPFGVKGIFQAAAIVYFAYGGFDNIATMAEETKNPSKDIPLGLLGSMSIITVIYCLMALSLSMMQKYTDINPDAAYSVAFERVGMKWAKYLVALGALKGMTTVLLVGALGQARYTTHIARAHMIPPWFALVHPKTGTPINATLLIAITSGCIAFFSSLDVLASLLSVSTLFVFMMMAVALLVRRYYARGVTPRLDQLKLFILLILIIGSSMATSAYWGLYPNGWIGYVVTVPVWFLGTLGIALLLPMQRKPKVWGVPLVPWLPSLSIATNIFLMGSLGREAFERFGICTLVMLIYYVFFGLHATYDMAHQQDKLVTQKQVKEETPPSAVP
- the LOC116402503 gene encoding GDSL esterase/lipase At1g71250, encoding MAAAAGVVVLVFLKSSYQMVEAENGVSAIFVFGDSLVDVGNNNFLHSAARANYYPYGVDFTDGPTGRFSNGRTVIDMFVDMLGIPNAPEFSNPDTSGDRILNGVNYASAAAGILDETGRHYGDRYTLSQQVVNFESTLNDLRRSMGSWNLTRYLSKSIAFLAFGSNDYINNYLMPNLYTTRFRYNSNQFANLLLNRYSRQLLALQSVGVKKLVIAGLGPLGCIPNQRATGVTLPGRCADKVNEMLGAFNEGLKSLVTQLNSQYPDTKFVYTNIYGIFGDILNNPETYGFSVVDTACCGVGLNRGQITCLPLQFPCLNRNEYVFWDAFHPTEAASYILAGRAFRGPPSDSYPINVQQLALI